The sequence ATGCCCCCAGTGAAGCCCTTTCACTTCATCCTGAGAGCTCTGGGAGCCATTCAGGGCTTTCAGTCAAGAGAGAGACAAGATCAAATAGACTTTTCCAAAATATCCCTCTGGATGACCCTTGGAGGATAGATTGGGAGGAACAAGACTGAAATCTTGAGGCCAGCCGGGAGGCTGGTGTCAAGATGTGGGGAGTGATGCTGAGAGCTGGCCCAGGGCTCTGCCTGGGGAAGGAACAAAGGTGGAATTGTGAGCTGGGATCTGTGGCGGGATCAGCGTGAGGTGGTGCTGCCTTTCTGGGGTGAAGATTCCAGACCCCCAACCCTGCGCCCCATCCACCCTCTCTGTAGGTGAAGGCAGACCTGACCTGCTAACCCGCAGGAGCCCCTGGCCTCCCTCACCTGGAGGCCTGCATCCTGCCCCACACCTTCCTGGCGGCCTCCTTCACCTTcttgttcctcaggctgtagatgatggggttcagcatgggtgtgACCACAGCGTAGAGGACCGTGAAGACCTCGTCAGAGACACGGGCCTCCTTGCTCTTGGGTTTCATGTACATGAAGATTACGGTGCTGTAGAAAAGCATGACCACGGCCAGGTGTGCTGAGCAAGTAGAGAAGGCTTTGTGGCGCCCGGCGGCCGAGGGTACCCTCAGGGTGGTGGCCAGGATGAGCACGTAGGACAGGCAGATGAAGGCCAGGGGCACGGGCAGCAGCAAGACGGCACCCACCAGCAGGAAGACCTCACTGATGGACGTGTCGGCACAGGCCAGCTTCAGGACTGCCAGGATCTCACAGGTGAAGTGACTGACCACACGGTGGCCACAGAATGGCAGCCTCATGGCGATGACTGTCTCAGTCACCgacttgaagaggcagaggacccAGGCGGCTCCCGCCAGCACGCAGCAGAGCTGGCGGCTCATCAGCATGGGGTACCTAAGGGGCCGGCAGATGGCCAGGTAGCGATCGTAGGCCATGATGGCGAGCAGCAGACACTCTGTGGAGCCTGTAGACAGACTCAGACACATCTGCAGTGCGCAGCCAACAAAGGAGATGGTCTTCTGGGCTGACAGCAGGTGGATGAGCATCAGGGGCACAAAAGTGGACGTGTAGCAGATGTCCAGGATGGAGAGGTTgcccaggaagaagtacatgggtgtgTGCAGGCGGGCCTCCAGCACGCTGACTGCCACGATGCCTGTGTTCCCCAGCAGGGTCACCAGGTACATGGCTGAGCACAGAGGGAAGAGCAGGTGCTCCAGGGCAGGGTAACCTGAAAATCCTTTCAGGAAGAACTCAGACACCTCTGTGCTGTTGACGGGCTCCATATCTCAGAGCTCTGGCGGGACGCGTGGCTGGGAGGCAGGGAAAGAGGGTGCAGGGTGGTGGGGAGCCCACAGAGTCTCTTTAGGGGTGAAGTGTATTGTAGGGCCTTTTTGAGCCCTGACCCACATTCTCACTGAGACTTTGGGTAGTCCCCACACTTCTTCCAGTTTTCAATAGATCCAtgtgaaaaatgaggactgaggtgggtCAGAATTTCTCTAAGAGTGTTAATGGAAATGTGGGCAATCTGAAAAAGCAATTTGAAACAATGTTGGATTaatcaaaagtaaataatttacTGTAGAAATTTTCAGAGTCATTAACACACCACTGTGATTTGTGACTTTCTGAAAGTGATGTAGAGAGTAGGTAGTTTCCAAACTTATTTGACCATAGATCCTCCTTTTACAGAGCACCTGTTAACCTTCTGCAAATAAGTATTCTAGCAGCATCATATCGGGAACAATGGGCTGGATGGAAGGTCTTCAAATCTTAGAATCACCTGTATTACATGAGAATCACCTGGAAAGTTTGTGAAAACAGAGAGTTTCTATCTTATTAAGTCTGAGTGATGCTGTTCTGTTGGTcaggggaccacactttgagactCACTGGGCTAGATGGTCTCTGAGCAGTGGCCGCAGGGGCCATGCCAGGGTTGGGGGCACAGAGGCGGTGGGCACTGTGTGCAGGCCCGGCGGCTGGGTCAGCCCACAGCCTCCTCCTTCGCATAGTTCAGTGGACCACATACCTTATCCCCTAAAGGCACTGGCAGCTTCTGCAGTCAGTGGCTGCAGATACACCTGTCAGAATCTACATACACCCACACAGGCCACCACCCAGGCGCCTGCCTGCCTGTACGCACAAACACGCGGCTGGCAGCCGGGTTCACACTTCACCTGTGAGGACACACACCACATCGGgctcatgtgtgtgcatgcacagtcCGTGGCGCTAGTGTATGTGTAGCAGGCACTcactcttcttctctttctctctctcacacacacacacacacacacacccagtagAGCAGGCCCTTGGACCCGTGGCCAGAGCTTCAGAGGACCAGGCAGGACAGAGGGGGTGTGTGACCAGGCGGGGGCCCTGGGAGCATCACGGGGGAAGCAGCGGTCCTGCGGCTGGGGAGCAATCTCTGCCTGGGATGAACCCTGAGGACAAAGAGAGCTTGGACATGGTGAGCAGCCTGCTCCGCGCTTCACCTGCCTTCCGGCCTGAGTCCTGAGAACCTGAGAATCTGAGCCGCTCAGCCTGCTCTCCTGGACTGGTGGCCAAGAAGAGCCAGGAGGAGGGATGTGGCTGCAGGCTGTGGGACTCTGGTTCCCAGAGCTGGGCCAGGGAGCTTCGTTTGTAGAGCCCACAGTGTCTTTCTGCGTATTTTCTGGCCAAATGCTATCTGAAAACCAGTTTAAGTGCCACTTCCCCTGGAGAGCCTCCCTTGATCCTCTCCCAGGCCACCTGAGCCCTCTGTCCTGTATGCATCACAGCCGTGTGTGTGCACCTGGAGGATGGTGCTCACCTTCCTCACTGGCTTCCAGCCGGTTGCTTAGCCCCACCAGCCTGCAGGGAGGTcgccctctcccctcctcacccAGATTCTCAAGGCCAAGTTGAAGCCCCCAGCCTGGCCACAGCCAGCTTCTTCCTGTCCCATTGCCACTTCCTGAGGCTAAGACACATTGGGAGTGAGCAGCTGGCTGCTCACCCCAAGCTGTTCCTAGCCTGGATGACACCTGTCTGAACTGGGAGGGGGCTTGCAGATCAGCAAGACCACCCCTTGTTAGGTATGGGAGAAATGAAGCTCAGAGGAGGGGGCTTGCCCAATGCTGCACGGTGAGTTAGAGGGGAAACCAAGGCTGCAGAAGTTCCCCAGGGCTCCTGATCCCagccccttcctctgccccatgTCACCGTTGTTTTACTTACCTTCAGCCTCTTCCAGATCCATGTGCCTTGTTCCCTGGAAGATGTTTCTGAGACCAGGAACCTTCACTGGCTGTAGTCAGGAGAAAACAGGTCCAAGAAGCAGGTCTGCGCCTCCTCTCTCCAGGGAACCTCAGTGGACAGGACCCGGAGTTTCACACTGGTGGAGCTTTCCAAACTAAGAAGACACACCTAGGCTTTCGTAGAGTTTAGTGAAGTGTTTGCAATGTGATACAGTTAAGCGGAGCTCTGAGAATTTGGGAGAAGTAGACCAAGCACTTAGAATTCAGCGGCTTCTCTGAAGTGTGTCAGGTTGGCTAGAACTGGGAAATTCTGGTGGGTTCAAGGCTGAACGGGGTGCCCGGTGGTTGACTCTCAGCAGCCAGGGACTGCCTGACCAATCCGCTCCCAGCTCCATGCTGGCCAACAGCCTCCCGGGGAGCAGGGACCTTTCAAAGCTCCCTGCACCGGGGGACTGCACCATCCCCAAGGCAATTTAGAGGCAGAAGGGGAAATTCACCCAGCTTAGAAACTTTGGGGGTGCTTCAGGGATGATGTCCCAAAGACCCAATTACACAGAGTCTACTTAGAGATGCTAATTGGTGTAGAAAAGTTGGAGGAGGTGGCTCAGGGCCAGGAATCCACCCTCACAAGTCAGTCCTCAGTGTGGGCCGTGAATGTTTACAggatcaataaatgaatggatggatggatgcacaATTAAGTCAATGTATAGGCCACTCTTGGTGAATACATTTAAAGAGAAtggagtgagtgaatgaacaatTAATATGCAGTTTCACCTTTAAgggaaactctgtccccattcaCGGTCACACTCCATTTCTCCTCAAGCTTCTtctggccctgctgctgctgctgctgctaagtcacttcagtcctgtccgactttccgtccctgggattctccaggcaagaacactggagtgggttgccatttccttctccaatgcataaaagtgaaaagtgaaagtgaagtcgctcagccatgtcccactcttcatgaccccatggactgcagcccaccaggctcctccgcccatgggatttttcaggcaagagcactggagtggggtgccattgccttctccgtcttctGGCCCTAGGccaccactaatctactttctctctATACAATTCTATTCtggttattttatataaatgaaatcatatgatatgtgTTCCTTTGTGACTGATTTCTTTCATATATTAACAGCGTAATTTTTAAGGTTGAGCTATATTGTATAGCATGTATCAGTCCTTAACTTCTCGATAAAATTCGATGGTATGTATATATCTTACTCTGTTTGGGCTGCTAGAACATATTACCATAGACTAGGCAGCTGATAagccacagaaatttatttttcatagtcgTGGaggcttggctattgtaaatcatccagtcgtgtcagactccttgtgaccccatggactgtgtcccgccaagcccctctgtccatggcattttccaggcaagagaactgaagCGGGCTGCCGTTTCCCCCTCCAGCTCCCCTTCATTCCTCTTGCTCAATTGCATCTATCCCTGTAGGGGCCGATAGGCTCGCCCTCTTCTGAATAAACCACATGGTTTCCCAGAGCTCCATCTTTGCCCAAGAAGTTCCCTTCTGCAGGCAGGACCCACTGGAGGGACTGCTTCCCCTCTTCAGAGCGCGGTGCatctcttctcctctccccttgAGCCCTGCCGAGttacctctcccttcctcctcccacagCCCTCGGCCATCCTCTGTTCCTGGCTGCACACCTGTCTCCTCTGCCACACGTGAGAGCTGACTCCATCACCTCCTTCCAGCGTCTCCCACAGTGATGCTGCCACGGGCAGTCCCCCAACAGATCGTCAGCACACGACTCAAACCCAGCATTGCATGACAGGTTCAGCACTACCCAGACCTGTGATGCTGACCAAGTCACCTGGGctttgagactcagtttcctttgGAGCAATGGGGATTCTGTGTAGTCCAGATGAGACTCACAGAGAAAAGGTCTGGGGAGTCTCCTAGCAATGCTGCAGATCAGAGACTACACCTTCAACCACGGGCACATGCTGGATCTGTCTCCCCACCTCCGAGACAAGACCTCCAACATCTCTCATGACCCCCTTCTCCCTGGAGCCTGTACTG comes from Cervus elaphus chromosome 29, mCerEla1.1, whole genome shotgun sequence and encodes:
- the LOC122686258 gene encoding olfactory receptor 13J1-like produces the protein MEPVNSTEVSEFFLKGFSGYPALEHLLFPLCSAMYLVTLLGNTGIVAVSVLEARLHTPMYFFLGNLSILDICYTSTFVPLMLIHLLSAQKTISFVGCALQMCLSLSTGSTECLLLAIMAYDRYLAICRPLRYPMLMSRQLCCVLAGAAWVLCLFKSVTETVIAMRLPFCGHRVVSHFTCEILAVLKLACADTSISEVFLLVGAVLLLPVPLAFICLSYVLILATTLRVPSAAGRHKAFSTCSAHLAVVMLFYSTVIFMYMKPKSKEARVSDEVFTVLYAVVTPMLNPIIYSLRNKKVKEAARKVWGRMQASR